One genomic window of Dama dama isolate Ldn47 chromosome 7, ASM3311817v1, whole genome shotgun sequence includes the following:
- the TBCC gene encoding tubulin-specific chaperone C — METGGLSAAALANGDLGSQRERTLVPERLQKREHERQLEVERRKQKRQDQEVEGEKSDFFAAAFTRERSAVEELLESGESVERLEEAAARLQGLQKLINDSVLFLAAYDLRQAQEVLARLQAALAKRRQELQPKKRFAFKTRKKDTPSATQVDSAPDAPAAEGILTSPPPLKKEGDFYSSWVCGFSNLQSQVLEKRAEELHQQDVLLTQLRNCTIKLYGNPNTLRLTKAQGCTLLCGPVSTSVFLEDCSDCVLAVACQQLRVHTTKDTRIFLQVTSRAIMEDCTGIQFAPYTWSYPGIDKDFEGSGLDKNKNNWNDVDDFNWLARDVASPNWNVLPEEERRIQWD, encoded by the coding sequence ATGGAGACTGGTGGTTTGTCCGCAGCTGCCCTAGCGAACGGGGACTTGGGATCCCAGCGAGAGCGGACCCTGGTGCCCGAGCGGCTTCAGAAGCGAGAACATGAGCGGCAACTGGAGGTAGAAAGGCGGAAGCAAAAGCGGCAGGACCAGGAGGTAGAAGGGGAGAAGAGCGACTTTTTCGCCGCCGCCTTCACTCGGGAGCGATCGGCCGTGGAAGAGCTTCTGGAAAGCGGGGAGTCCGTCGAGCGGCTGGAGGAGGCGGCCGCTCGGTTGCAGGGGCTTCAGAAACTTATCAACGACTCGGTTTTGTTCCTGGCCGCCTACGATTTGCGGCAAGCGCAAGAGGTGCTGGCGCGGCTGCAGGCGGCCCTGGCCAAGCGGCGCCAGGAGCTTCAGCCTAAGAAGCGTTTCGCTTTCAAGACCCGCAAGAAGGATACTCCTTCAGCCACGCAAGTAGATTCGGCTCCCGACGCCCCGGCGGCGGAAGGCATCCTGACCTCCCCGCCGCCCTTGAAGAAGGAGGGAGATTTCTACTCCAGCTGGGTCTGTGGCTTCTCCAATCTGCAGTCCCAAGTTTTGGAGAAGAGAGCTGAGGAACTGCACCAGCAGGACGTCCTTTTGACCCAACTGAGAAACTGCACGATCAAACTCTACGGCAATCCCAACACCCTGCGGCTGACCAAGGCCCAAGGCTGTACGCTGCTCTGCGGCCCGGTGTCCACCTCCGTGTTCCTGGAGGACTGCAGTGACTGCGTGCTGGCCGTGGCCTGCCAGCAGCTCCGCGTACACACCACAAAAGACACCCGCATCTTCTTGCAGGTGACCAGCAGGGCCATCATGGAGGACTGCACCGGGATCCAGTTCGCCCCCTACACCTGGAGCTACCCGGGCATCGACAAGGACTTCGAGGGCTCTGGTTTAGACAAGAACAAAAATAACTGGAACGACGTTGACGATTTCAACTGGTTGGCCCGGGATGTGGCCTCCCCGAACTGGAATGTTCTTCCTGAAGAAGAGCGAAGGATCCAATGGGACTGA